TTCATGGTCTAGAATCCCAGACTGGAGTTTGCTTTTATCCTGGAGAAAACTAGGTTTTGAAGGATTTTGAGAAGCTGATTAAATAGTTGGTATTTTGAAAGGAAGTGGTAAACATTTGAGTATCtattatgcaaataaaattaaaaaaattaaagataaccTACGTTTCTACTGCTCTAACAAGTCAAGTAATTTCATTTGAAacacctttttcatttttttaggcttactcattttttctttaaatatttcatagccactccaatttgtttttgtttcattaccactttttatagtttccttttaTACTGTACCTTCAACCAGCCCTGGGACCTTGAGCAAGTTCTTCCAACTCTCTGAACCTTTGTGTCTTTAGCTACAAAATAGATTTTACTTTATATAGTTACGGCAGAAATTTAGAGAGATGATATATATCTCAGGGTTTAGCACCGTGGCTGGTATATAGTAAGTTGTTACTGTTatgaaaagcaatttttttttcttttttaaaaatattctgcccCAGAGTCAGATCATACTCCCTGTAAATTCTCGGATAAAGCTAATCACTTTCCATGTCTTTTCAAAGTTTCTGCTCATTTGTTGATTGAATAAAGCCTGAACACTTCTGTGTCAGGCAGTGTTTTTGGCTGGGAGGCAGCAGTGACCCACACTGTCCCCCTGGAGCTCACATTAGAGAGGATGCTGACAGTCAGTGCAAACCTCTCCTGCCCGGTGGTGAGAAATCCTGTGAAGAAAAGTGAAGTGGATTTCAAGACAGAGTGGCAGAGGATGGGGTGGAGAAAGAGAAGACCTTTTTGATGAGGTGACATGAAGGGTGGGGTGAGCAGAGGCCAGGCCTGGAGGAGGGAGCAGGACAGGCATGCAGGAAGAACCCGCTCAAGGGAGGAGTCGCACATCCCCTCAGTCCTTAGCTTTTACTTGTTGGTTTCCATGAGCACTGTTGGAACTGTCAGAAGCTGGCTTTGACCACCTTGCTTCCTTCTCTTGGGATGCCTCCCTCAGGGGTTCCCGAATGAGCAGAATTGGGTTTGGTTTTGCAGGGACCGCTGACATTTGGGGATGTGGCCGTGGCCTTTACCTGGATTGAGTGGAGACACCTGGATGCTGCTCAGCGGGCCCTGTACAGGGATGTGATGCTGGAAAACTATGGGAATCTGGTGTCTGTGGGTGAGGATGGCTTTCTCCTTGACTCAGGATTGGTCTACTGGGAACTGTGTTTTCACAGGGTGAATGGTTTGGGGTACTGAAAACATCTTAAATgatgtgctttttgttttgtttttctcaagtaTGGGCTTAGAGGCTGGAGTTTATGCCCCTTACACCTCTCAAGAAAGGGCAGAGCCATACAGAGTTAAGATGGGTAGCTTTGTGGTGCCAACTAGCCCAGTTCTGGAACGTTTCTGTGTCATGATTCATCTGCCTCCCAAAATAGGAGTTTCTCGTCCTCCAGGAGGACCTGGTTTTCTAGTTGACTTTGCCCCCTCCATTTGCTTTACTCCATGAGTTGGACATCCTGGGTGCCACCCTCTAGGCCTCTCTGACCTGTCCATGCTCGTTGCAGATGCTCAAGTTGACACCGAGGTCTGGGGTGACTGCTTGTGCTTGTAACCGCCATtgcattccttttcattcatttttgttttcttcctctaagATCCTTTTTCTTTATGAACAGGGCTTCTCTCTTCCAAACCAAAACTAATTACTCAGTTGGAGCAAGGGGCAGAGCCCTGGACTGAGGTGCGAGAGGCTCCATCAGGCACACATGCAGGTGAGTGGGTGGGGAACATCCCAGCAGCAGCTGAGCACACAGAACAGTACGGGGGCTCCTGAGTGGAAAGCTCATCTTTGAGTGCCCTGTTGGTGCAGAAAGGCACTGGTTTCCTCTTTTGATGTCATCCTCCTGTCAAGTGGCTGGCCACTTTTCTCCCCAGTCTTTCTGCACTTGGGAGGGCTGCTGCCTTCCTGAGGGCCTCAGGCCCATCTGTGCTATCTCCCAGCCTTCTGAAATCCTCAAGCTCtttatgtgatttttctctctctctttctaggcTATCTTTTCACCAGgctatcttttgtttctttctacttctggtccattttctttctttcttttatattttttgagacagagtctcgccctgtcgcccaggctggaatgtaatcgtagctcactgcaacctcaaactctggactcaagccatcctcctgcctcaggcccctgagtaggagtagctgggactataggcgtccaccacaatgcttggctaatttttaaatttttattttatgtagagatggagtctcgctatatTAGTcacggctggtctcgaactcctggcctcaagtggtccttccaccttggcctctcaaaaagtgctggtattaccgatgtgagccaccacgcctggcccatgttCATTTTCGATTTTTTACCCACTCTCTCTCATGGAAGCTTGCTAACTCACTATATACCACTTCCTGGTGGTAGTCACAGATTCCAAACATAAGCATGGTTTTTTAGCTCTCAGGTAATTGCGATTTTTGGCAAACATATTGTTGGGGAAgcgttttctttccttttcttatggatctccttttatttctcttttctactgTCCTTTGCTCTtggctctcatttttttctgtgtgtactTTGTATACGTTTCTGTGTGTCACTTTCTCTGTGCCATAGTTCATTTCTAAATCTCTAAGCCTGAATATTTCTCTcacctaaaatatttatcctgCCAGTATTTCTTCTTCTAAAACTCTAATTGTCATTTTGCCTCCATCATCTTCAGGAGAATGTTTATAACTGTATTTCATGTAAAATACCAGTAATACATAGTCTTGCTTAACCTAGGTCTTTGCTGGTTGTGGGTGGGATGCTTTTGAAGTAATTCCTTTAATTCTTACTATGTTTAACATTTCCCCCCTAAATTCTTGTGTAGATTCTTTATATAGTAACAAAAGTCACTCagtcttctttattctttgttctttctgttttaattttggtTGTTATTTGAAATAGAATGTTTAAAACTTGGATGTAATGAAAACAAGCAATGTTTCCCCTAATATTTCTTTCATCTGCTTAGAGGACTAGTAAATCTTTCTACAAAGACTTCACAACCAgtcagtattttatgttttttttttttttgtgtgtgtgtatatttcccTTTCTGTTAGTTGTTAGACATGCTTGTGGTACCACATTCAGATGGTTCAAATGGTATGCAGTCTCCTTCACATACCTTTCTCATCACTCAGTTCCCCTCCCCAGAGGCATCCCTGTGTCAGTTTCTTGTGGAGATTTGCAGATGTGATGTATACTCTGTGAGAGTATCCATGAATTCTTTAAACACATGGTAGCATGCTCTTTTGCCTGTTACTTTGGCATTTATGTCTTAGAAATCATTTAACGTAACTATATTGTTtagagcttctctctctctctcctctctctctttctttctttcttttggagacagagtctcactgtttcctaggctgaagtacagtggcatgatcatggatcactgcaaccttgacctcctggctcaagcaatccttctgcctcagcctcctgagtagctgggaccacagcagcatgctaccacacctggctaaatttttttatttttaattttatttatttattcttaaaattttttttgtagagatgagatctcgctattttgcccaggctggtctggaactcgtgacctcaagcagtcctcttgcctcagtttcccgaagtactgggattacaggcgtgcgtcagcGTGCCAgcttatctttctttttgatgCCTGCATAGTGTTCCACTTTATGGATGTCCTATAATTTATGTAATCAGTTCTCTTTAGTGGACATAATAACTCTGAACAGTGTTGCAGTGATTATCCTCATACACATCAATTCTCTTGTGTACAAGTAAATCTATAGAATAAATTCCTATAAGAATTGTTAaaggttaaaatttttaaatccacTAAATTTGGTGGGTATTTCCACTATTAATAAAGATAATACATGTTTATACTCCTAATGACAACATATGAGTGCCACTCTTAATAGCTTGTCAACAGTGTCTTACATGCTTTGATCCTTGCCAATCTGAGAGGTGAAAgtattttactgtaattttaatttgcctttctcttaTCAGGAGTGTGATTTAGCATGTTTCAACATTTTCAGCAACCCTTGTATTTATCTTTCCTGAGAACTGCCTGTTcagccctttgcccattttactGTTAGATTGTTGGTCTTTTTATTGTCAGTGTGAAGGGTTCTTTATACATTCAGGAAATTaattgtatatcatatatatcacagattttttttaaaaaagtttgttttatatCAACTTTATATTAACAAAGGTAATGATGGATATTCTTGTCTTTGCATCTTTGCATTGTGTCTGGCCTTCTCATTTGAGCTGCCTGTTGAGTTGGGATACACATACATTGTTATTTAAAGGAAGTATTTCATTCAcatgtttttttaagaaattttagttttttaaatcaagcatgattgctgaattttattaaacGCCTTTTCAAGATCTATGGAAATATCTGACTTTTCCATTTTGATCTTTTTCTGTGGTAGATTTTATTCTCAATTATCTTGGCCATGACACATTATATCATTCTCTGAATATGACAGTGGATGATTCTGTTTGCGAATCTGTTATTTAAGTTTTTCACTGATActtaaatgtatttacattttctttttcatctgccCATTTTCATTgggcttttattttaattttgtaatactttcataaaactttttttggtctttcatatttttatccTTTAGTCTAGTTTAACTCACATGATAGCTGTTCCCTAAAGGTTTGGGTCCTTTGTCCcgtttttgcttatttattgtgatggggagcagaggggaggaaTTGGGGGTACTTTTTTTGACAGTGTTGTCAATAGTGACTTGTCCAAATAGATTTTCTCTCTTTAGGAAACAGTTTTAGTAATTTATAATTTCCTAAAAAGCATCCAGTAATTCAAGGTCATAAGTTACTTGTGTTGAACAAAGTAGCTTTTTATAACTCTTTTAGTAATATTCTCCGCATCTTTGGTTACTTTTCCCTGATTTCTTACTTTGTCTTTTTCCTGTTTCCTATATTTTCCTATTTCCCCTTTGTtagctctgttttatttttttgaagaagaGTATTTGGATGTATTTATTAGTGTTactgttttctgtgttttgaatCTTAAGttccttttcccttttgctttccttgggtttatttattttctcctaaacattttagttattcattcattgatttttcttctttcttattgatGTAATATAACTATTTAAAGCCTTAAACTTTGTCTATGTAATGTTTTAGTTATATTCAGTAGGTAACAATATGTAGAGCTTTCATTatcatattttagatattttgcaatttgtgttttgatttctgtGATTGAAGTACTAAGAGATTGATAAGCTAGACTCTTCTTtcttaaagctttaaaaaagttaacacacatatatagaaaagctgataaaatatgtatacagcctaaattagtattttaaaactctgtacccatgtaaccaaaactTAGGTTAAAAAATAGAACTTTGGCAATACCCGAGTAAATCACATCATAATTCCTCCCAATTATTATCCATTCTCCTCCCCTTGAACTAACACTATAgtttatttttgcctatttttaactttatgtgaATGGTATCATATCGTACATATAATTTTTGGTCTGGCTTATGCGTAAcattttttcaaattcatttttagttatttctttgctGTGGATCAATGCTTCTGAAAACTGTAGCATGCCTCAGAATGCATGCTGCAGTACAGTTGCAGGGCCCCCTGCAGAGTTCTTTATTCAGCAGGTTCTCAGGCATGCTGATGCTGGtgctgtggggctggagcccatGCTTGGAAAATCACTGTTCTAGAGTGACTCATTGTGTGACTCTACTGTAGTTTCTCTCTTATATTCAGATGCATATATGGCAttttccagcttttggctattacaaGTGCTGTAAACAttcttatactttattttttggttCCTATGTGGCTACATTTCTGTTGGGCATGTATTCAGCTTTAGAATATAATGTCAGATAATCTTCCAGAGTTTTGTACCCAGTTATACTCCTTTATCAGTGTGTGAGAGCACTCCTTGTTCCATGTCCTGGCTAGCACTTCCTGTGGTCAGTCCTGTGAAGTTAGTCATTCTGGTGGATGTTCTGTGtgactcattgtggttttcatatCCATGTCTCTATATCTAATGAGGTTAAAGACattttagggctgggcacggtggctcacgcctgtaatcccagcactttgggaggctgaggtgggcggatcacctgacgtcaggagttcgagaccagcctggccaacatggtaaagccctgtctctactaaaaatacaaaaaattagctgggtgtggtggcacgcacttgtagtcccagctactcggggagctaagacaggagaatcgctcgaacctgggaggtggaggttgcagtgagctgagattgcgccactgcactcagcctcggtgacagagtgagactccgtatcaaaaaaaaaagaccttttagaatatttattggTCCCTGTAGAGCATCTCTGATTGGGTAACTATTTGAAGAGCCTGTTACTGATTACATGTATTGTACCATCCCTCTCTCTGTTGTTACTGACTGTTAATGGTCTTGATGAGTAGCAGTTCTTCCtttttctgggctcaagcagtcctatctcagcttcctgagtagctgggactctagacacatgccaccatgctcagttaattaaaaacatgtttttttttgtagagatggagacttgctatgttgcccaggtggtggGTCtggacctcctggcctcaagccatcctcctgtctcagcctcccaaagtgctgggattacaggcgtgagccaccgtgcccagcccagttctTCCAGTTAATCAATCCCTTTCTTTTTTGTCAGTGCTTTTTTGTGTCAtgctttgtttaaaatgtttattttaaattatatattaacaattattatttttgtgattttaatattttttcttttcccgaGATCATGAAGATATTCTTCTGTGTTAATTTCTAGAAGCtttattatttggtttttatgtttacatttaccATCCTCTTAGAATGGATTTTTGTGCATCATATGAGGTagggtttatatatttttttctcctaaaatgtACTAATGCAGAGCCTCCTCTTCCTCACTGCTTTGTAAGACCACCTTTTTCATAGAACAAGTGCCCATATGTGTCTTCACGTTGCCAGCTTTACAATCAGTATCTTGAAATTTTCTCTAGTTTGATCATAATACATTAAACACATATCCCATCAAAGGCCATTGGAAGAATCTGGGCTGTTTCTGACTGGGCTTCACCTTCAACTTGCATTTCCTTGAAAAAATAAGTCTTAGCTCTAATATCCGTTGTATGGAATTTCTCCCCAGACTACtaagtataaatacatataaatatatgtatgtgtatatatctttaGGTATAGATAGATACAACTTATGTTTATAAGAAAAGTGCATTTAGTAAAATAATTGGTTGGTGATTGTTAATTTTACTACAAGTTTGGCTCTATTagtttttcagaatgtttttgtCTGAATCATTTTGCTCTGTCTGTCTTAGGTCTTGTGTCTGTACTTTGTAAAAAGCTAGAGAAAATTCACATAGTACACCCATtgattggtaatttttttttgttttttgagacagagtcttgctctgtcacctaggctggagtgcagtggcatgatctcagctcactgcaacttctgcctcccgggttcaagcgattctcctgcctcagcctcccgagtagctgggattaaaggcatgtgccaccatgcctggctagtttttgcatttttagtagagatagggttttgccatgttggccaggctggtctcgaactcctgacctcaagtaatccacccgtcttggcctcccaaagtgctgggattacaggcatgagccaccgcgcctggcatagGTATGTTGTTTTTTAGATATgttaaaaatttagtttatagtaaAATCTTACTGGCCTGAGAACTATTTTTGttccttgaatattttttctgttttcttttttccactgagTGATTAAATATTGGTTCACTCTTAACTCCtcacagagaaatatttttctcaagttcTTGGTGACATCATAATGTTCTCAAATATACCACCTGCAGAAATCTGCCCTAGTAGTGATTATAGCTTGCTTTGTGACTCTGGGCTTTCTCctcaattttgtatttattctcacattgtcttttttcttttttagctgttTCCTGTGTTGTCTTCCTAACTTGGCAACTTCTTAGACGCTCACTGCATTCTTTAAATGCAATGTTTATAGTacagattcttttcttttctttaaaatcataCTTCCTTTTCCTGCCCTTAGTGTGGCCATCTTTTCTCAGCAAGAATCACAAGTGGGACACAGTAATAATTTTTCATAACCTTTAGTTATGTAGAATAGAACATTATTCAAGTCCTTGCACAACTCTCACTTTCAGCATTTCAACATAAagaacatttgaatttttaaaattttctttcagtcCAGGATTACTGGTTTGAAACAAAGATGTCAGCCCTAAAGCAAAGCACTTCTGAAGGATCCGTTCTGGGAGGGCGAATGAAAAGTGTCATGATGGAAAAAGGCCTGGGCTGGGAGGGCAGAAGCTCCACAGAGAAGAACTATAAGTGCAAGGAATGTGGGAAAGTCTTCAAATACAATTCGTCCTTTATTAGCCACCAGAGAAATCACACCAGCGAGAAACCAcataaatgtaaagaatgtgggatCGCCTTTATGAACAGTTCATCCCTGTTAAATCACCATAAGGTTCATGCAGGCAAACAGCCTTATAGATGTATTGAATGTGGGAAGTTCCTGAAGAAGCACTCAACGTTTATCAACCATCAGAGAATTCATTCTAGGGAGAAACCCCACAAATGCATTGAATGTGGAAAAACTTTCAGAAAGAACTCAATCCTTTTAAgtcatcagagaattcatactggccagaaaccctacaaatgtaagGACTGTGGGAAAGCCTTCGCTCAGAATGCAGCCCTTACTCGTCACGAAAGAATACATAGTGGAGAGAAGCCTTTTAAATGTAACAAGTGTGGGAGAGCTTTCAGGGATAACTCTACTGTGTTGGAACATCAGAAAATCCATACTGGTGAGAAGCCATATCAgtgtaatgaatgtggaaaagcctttagGAAGAGCTCAACTCTTATTAGTCACCAAAGAATGCATACTGGGGAGAAACCCTATCACTGCAGTAAATGTGGAAA
This genomic stretch from Nomascus leucogenys isolate Asia chromosome 18, Asia_NLE_v1, whole genome shotgun sequence harbors:
- the ZNF485 gene encoding zinc finger protein 485; protein product: MLENYGNLVSVGLLSSKPKLITQLEQGAEPWTEVREAPSGTHAVQDYWFETKMSALKQSTSEGSVLGGRMKSVMMEKGLGWEGRSSTEKNYKCKECGKVFKYNSSFISHQRNHTSEKPHKCKECGIAFMNSSSLLNHHKVHAGKQPYRCIECGKFLKKHSTFINHQRIHSREKPHKCIECGKTFRKNSILLSHQRIHTGQKPYKCKDCGKAFAQNAALTRHERIHSGEKPFKCNKCGRAFRDNSTVLEHQKIHTGEKPYQCNECGKAFRKSSTLISHQRMHTGEKPYHCSKCGKSFRYSSSFAGHQKTHSGNKPYQCHDCGKAFTKSSTLTGHQRIHTGEKPYHCRKCGKAFRHSSGLVEHQRLHTGEKPFKCNECGKAFPRSSALKQHMKIHNKERAMRCS